From a single Apium graveolens cultivar Ventura chromosome 2, ASM990537v1, whole genome shotgun sequence genomic region:
- the LOC141686901 gene encoding uncharacterized protein LOC141686901, whose amino-acid sequence MELIKIAQVMWGIWFTRNKRIFENKNMIPEAAMVWSKKQILDWQAANKRSPDAVVDNSSIKLNQRRWQPLEAGSFKINIDAAIVVGQNSFSVGMDLRNHLGQYDSGKVMKKAGAFSVLEAELIGIIEALLWARDTVSGKVVVESDSLLSIQTVQQGQENLFEVGDLVQQCREILRYNQRLSISFVRNIANKVAPNMARVPCELNSFRFFPSPPELLLGTILSEI is encoded by the coding sequence ATGGAGCTTATAAAAATTGCGCAAGTGATGTGGGGTATTTGGTTCACAAGGAATAAAAGAATCTTTGAAAATAAGAATATGATACCAGAAGCGGCTATGGTATGGAGTAAGAAACAAATTCTGGACTGGCAAGCAGCTAACAAAAGATCTCCTGATGCAGTAGTTGATAATAGTAGCATAAAACTGAATCAACGACGATGGCAGCCTCTAGAAGCTGGAAGCTTTAAAATTAATATCGATGCTGCTATAGTGGTAGGCCAAAACTCATTTTCTGTGGGTATGGATCTTAGGAACCACCTAGGTCAGTATGATTCAGGGAAAGTCATGAAAAAAGCTGGAGCATTTTCGGTTTTGGAAGCAGAGCTTATTGGCATCATTGAAGCTTTATTATGGGCCAGGGATACTGTATCTGGAAAGGTAGTCGTTGAGAGTGATTCACTCCTTAGTATCCAAACAGTGCAGCAGGGTCAAGAGAACCTCTTTGAGGTTGGTGATTTAGTGCAGCAATGTAGAGAAATATTGAGGTATAATCAAAGGCTCTCTATTAGTTTTGTTAGAAACATAGCTAACAAGGTGGCTCCTAACATGGCTAGAGTACCTTGTGAGTTAaatagtttcaggttctttccGTCTCCTCCAGAATTGTTGTTGGGGACAATATTGTCGGAAATTTGA